From one Butyricimonas faecihominis genomic stretch:
- a CDS encoding murein transglycosylase domain-containing protein → MNTKRFIFILCIILLPAVSYAQSVRSTSTTAMDSIRRQFEKEATQTIADFEAYSKKAREEYEKYEAQARADYSRYTRSIKQTWGGDSIVDNTPTQWVEYSNDYQNRSIVNFDKGKILVEVALEDGNTMDSATINACLAVAIERMLNSQGSTCPYPSSVDVSKPLTNNPVLDGLVDFSMYKPDKSLELTGQNPTLTRTAPPTPTVKGKKLTLNNNQKEDSSGDSTTTGITMARRVQEEGNRGSNNPLANKREDAHRRAEQKAQAWQNESEKAIMIKTIAAQSKKKITKIKGNDGKVRQVVQIEMNLVSDNLSKNAALYKDLVAEFSQIFQIEQPLIFAVMEQESRFNPEATSWVPAYGLMQLVPTSGGLDAYNYVYKNCWVPTRSYLFIPRNNIELGTAYLRVLMNQFSSVTDPHCRRLCVIAGYNTGAGNVSRAFTGATNLNKAIPLINKYNYEQLYHHLTNRLSTSEARNYVSGVSKRREKYLKP, encoded by the coding sequence TTGAACACAAAAAGATTTATTTTCATTCTGTGTATCATTCTGTTGCCGGCTGTCAGTTATGCTCAATCCGTGAGATCAACAAGCACAACGGCAATGGATTCTATTCGCAGGCAATTCGAAAAAGAAGCGACACAAACAATCGCTGATTTCGAAGCATACAGCAAGAAAGCACGGGAAGAATACGAAAAATACGAGGCACAAGCCCGTGCGGACTATTCTCGTTACACTCGCTCGATCAAACAAACATGGGGCGGTGACAGTATCGTGGATAATACACCGACACAATGGGTAGAATACAGTAATGATTATCAAAATCGTTCGATCGTTAATTTTGATAAAGGAAAAATTCTCGTGGAAGTCGCACTTGAGGATGGCAACACGATGGATTCCGCCACGATAAATGCCTGTCTGGCTGTTGCCATTGAACGCATGTTGAATAGTCAGGGATCAACCTGTCCCTATCCATCCTCTGTTGATGTATCAAAGCCGCTGACCAACAACCCCGTACTGGATGGATTGGTTGATTTTTCCATGTACAAACCTGATAAATCACTAGAATTGACGGGACAAAATCCGACACTTACCCGTACAGCACCTCCCACGCCAACGGTCAAAGGGAAAAAACTAACTCTCAATAACAATCAAAAGGAAGATTCATCCGGGGATTCCACCACAACCGGGATTACCATGGCCCGCCGCGTACAGGAAGAAGGAAACAGAGGTTCCAATAATCCTCTCGCAAACAAACGGGAAGATGCCCACAGACGAGCAGAACAAAAAGCACAGGCATGGCAGAATGAATCGGAAAAGGCCATTATGATAAAAACGATCGCCGCACAAAGCAAGAAAAAGATCACGAAAATAAAAGGGAATGACGGGAAAGTACGTCAAGTAGTACAAATAGAGATGAACCTCGTTTCCGACAATCTCTCGAAAAACGCGGCTCTTTACAAAGACCTCGTGGCAGAATTCTCACAAATTTTCCAGATCGAACAACCGCTTATCTTTGCCGTGATGGAACAAGAATCCCGTTTCAATCCGGAGGCCACGAGTTGGGTTCCCGCTTACGGGCTGATGCAATTGGTTCCCACCTCCGGAGGGTTGGATGCCTATAATTACGTGTACAAGAACTGTTGGGTCCCGACACGGAGCTATCTTTTCATACCACGTAATAATATAGAACTGGGCACAGCCTATCTCCGTGTCCTCATGAATCAATTCTCATCGGTTACCGACCCGCATTGCCGCAGGCTTTGCGTCATTGCCGGATATAACACCGGGGCCGGAAACGTGAGCAGGGCTTTCACCGGAGCCACCAATCTAAATAAGGCAATCCCGCTAATTAATAAATACAATTATGAACAATTGTACCACCATCTCACGAATCGTTTAAGCACGAGCGAAGCCCGAAACTATGTTTCAGGAGTGAGCAAGCGACGGGAAAAATATCTTAAACCATAA
- the hydG gene encoding [FeFe] hydrogenase H-cluster radical SAM maturase HydG: MSSVKDWTASVIKQAEIDKYLDGGKDFIDEEQIFADIEKYKNPDKQQVRDILQKSLDIKILTPAETATLLNVEDPELLHEMQEAALEVKKKVYDNRIVFFAPLYLSNLCVNSCKYCGFRAENKDEVRHVLTMDEVRDEVAAVIDEGHKRMIAVYGEHPKNGADYIADSISTIYSVKRTTPTGNGFNNIRRVNVNAAPMEIADMKKLWRAGIGTFQVFQETYHRGRYAELHPANTVKGNYRWRLYAMHRAMEAGVDDVAIGALFGLYDWKFDVMGLVHHAWDLEKHFGIGPHTVSFPRMQPAPGSFLSEHSPYIVSDEAMKRVVSVLRLAIPYSGLIVTARENPELKRDLINHYGCTQTDASSKLGIGAYAKKLKQEENPDKVQFMLGDQRSLDEVIRELAHDGMITSFCTAGYRCGRTGDKIMNLLEKGVEGKFCKLNAVLTFREYLNDYASPETREIGEKLIAQELQEIENMPFFTDKKLLPTFRSYYDRIARGERDLYM; this comes from the coding sequence ATGAGTAGTGTAAAAGATTGGACTGCCAGCGTGATCAAACAGGCAGAGATCGATAAGTATCTGGATGGGGGAAAGGATTTTATTGACGAGGAACAGATATTTGCAGATATTGAAAAGTATAAAAATCCCGATAAGCAACAAGTTCGGGATATTTTACAAAAATCTTTGGATATAAAGATTTTGACTCCGGCAGAAACGGCTACATTGTTGAACGTGGAGGACCCGGAATTATTACATGAAATGCAGGAGGCGGCGTTGGAAGTGAAGAAAAAAGTATATGATAATCGTATCGTTTTCTTTGCTCCCTTGTATTTGTCGAATCTTTGCGTGAACAGCTGTAAATATTGCGGGTTCCGTGCGGAGAATAAAGACGAGGTTCGCCACGTGTTGACGATGGATGAGGTGCGGGATGAGGTGGCTGCCGTGATTGATGAGGGACATAAGCGAATGATTGCCGTGTATGGCGAGCATCCTAAAAATGGAGCCGACTATATCGCGGATTCTATTTCCACGATTTATTCCGTGAAACGCACGACGCCTACGGGGAATGGTTTCAATAATATCCGGCGGGTAAACGTGAATGCGGCTCCGATGGAGATCGCTGACATGAAGAAATTGTGGCGCGCGGGAATCGGTACGTTCCAAGTGTTTCAAGAAACTTACCACCGGGGAAGATATGCCGAATTGCATCCGGCAAACACGGTGAAAGGAAATTATCGCTGGAGGCTTTATGCCATGCACCGGGCTATGGAAGCCGGGGTGGACGATGTGGCTATCGGGGCTTTATTTGGTTTGTACGATTGGAAGTTCGACGTGATGGGTCTGGTTCACCATGCTTGGGACTTGGAGAAACATTTCGGTATCGGACCGCATACCGTGTCATTCCCGCGTATGCAACCGGCTCCCGGTTCATTCTTGAGTGAACATTCTCCTTATATTGTGAGTGACGAAGCCATGAAACGGGTGGTTTCCGTGTTGCGTCTGGCAATTCCGTATAGCGGGTTGATCGTGACGGCACGTGAGAATCCGGAGCTGAAACGCGATCTGATCAATCATTACGGGTGTACGCAGACGGATGCTTCTTCCAAGTTGGGAATCGGGGCATACGCCAAGAAGTTGAAACAGGAGGAGAATCCGGATAAGGTGCAGTTTATGTTGGGTGACCAGCGTTCTTTGGACGAGGTGATCCGTGAGCTGGCCCATGACGGGATGATTACTTCTTTCTGTACGGCAGGGTATCGCTGCGGTCGTACGGGGGATAAGATCATGAATTTGTTGGAGAAAGGTGTGGAAGGTAAATTCTGTAAACTGAATGCCGTGTTAACGTTCCGGGAGTATCTGAATGACTACGCTTCTCCGGAGACTCGTGAGATCGGTGAGAAACTGATCGCGCAAGAGTTGCAGGAAATTGAAAATATGCCATTCTTTACAGACAAAAAGTTACTCCCCACGTTCCGTTCCTATTATGATAGAATCGCGAGAGGGGAGAGGGATCTGTATATGTAA
- a CDS encoding MATE family efflux transporter, whose protein sequence is MKTIITNKTIWTIAYPIILGSLAQTLITLTDTAFLGRVSEVALGASAMAGIYYYVFSTLAWGFSIGIQIIVARRLGEGKLNRIGVVFEHGLCFVFLLSMSLFLIQRYYSDVLLGASIQSPNIYAAAMEYMSYRHYGIIFVCFNFLFRALYIGLSNTKIIGYSTAAMATINVIFNYLLIFGKFGFPELGVGGAALASVMAEISACLIFIFYTILKLPIKQYALFSFHKLEGWLMLTVLKTAFPTMLQKLLSFGT, encoded by the coding sequence ATGAAAACAATCATCACGAACAAAACCATCTGGACCATAGCTTACCCGATCATCTTGGGTAGTTTGGCACAAACCCTGATCACCCTCACCGACACGGCATTCTTGGGACGGGTCAGTGAAGTTGCCTTGGGAGCCTCCGCCATGGCCGGAATTTACTATTATGTCTTTTCCACTTTGGCTTGGGGATTCTCTATCGGGATACAAATCATCGTGGCGAGAAGATTGGGAGAAGGTAAATTAAACCGGATCGGTGTCGTTTTCGAACACGGACTATGTTTCGTGTTCCTTTTGTCCATGAGTCTTTTCCTCATTCAACGATATTATAGTGATGTATTGCTCGGAGCCTCTATCCAGTCCCCGAACATCTACGCGGCAGCCATGGAATATATGTCCTACCGCCATTACGGGATTATATTCGTGTGTTTCAACTTCCTGTTCCGGGCTCTTTACATCGGCCTCTCCAACACGAAGATCATCGGCTACTCAACGGCTGCCATGGCCACCATTAATGTAATTTTCAACTACCTACTCATTTTCGGAAAATTCGGTTTTCCGGAATTGGGAGTCGGTGGTGCGGCACTAGCCTCCGTGATGGCAGAGATTTCCGCTTGTCTTATTTTCATTTTCTATACTATATTAAAACTCCCGATCAAACAATATGCACTTTTCTCGTTCCACAAATTGGAAGGTTGGCTCATGCTCACCGTGCTGAAAACAGCCTTCCCGACCATGTTGCAAAAGCTATTGTCATTCGGGACATAG
- a CDS encoding GatB/YqeY domain-containing protein, producing the protein MTIEEQVSKGIMAAMKAKDTIRLEVLRNIKKVFIEAKSVAGAPEQIADSESVKIIQKLAKQGRESAEIYKNQGREDLYAHEMAQVEVLSEFLPKQLSEEELRVALKAIIEKVGATSAKEMGKVMGVASKELAGVADGKTISTIVKELLS; encoded by the coding sequence ATGACAATAGAAGAACAGGTTAGCAAAGGCATCATGGCTGCCATGAAGGCTAAAGATACCATTCGTTTGGAAGTTTTAAGAAATATAAAGAAGGTTTTTATCGAGGCAAAATCTGTTGCCGGGGCTCCGGAGCAAATTGCTGATAGTGAAAGCGTGAAGATTATCCAGAAGTTAGCCAAACAAGGACGCGAGTCGGCTGAAATATATAAAAATCAAGGACGTGAGGATTTGTATGCTCACGAGATGGCTCAGGTGGAAGTGTTGAGCGAGTTCTTGCCAAAACAGTTGAGCGAGGAGGAACTGAGGGTTGCGTTGAAAGCGATCATCGAGAAGGTGGGAGCGACTTCCGCTAAGGAGATGGGGAAAGTGATGGGTGTTGCTTCCAAGGAACTGGCCGGGGTGGCTGACGGTAAGACGATTTCTACCATTGTAAAAGAATTATTAAGCTAA
- a CDS encoding zinc-ribbon domain-containing protein — translation MNCPKCNAILRPGVKFCTSCGQKIETSATCTQCGAPLKSGAKFCIKCGQRVTLAEKTSATSQETTSDINSVKGRIYWNIQPGQVARIINETEFDSYNNIQGIIIPEGTTAYIRANGRTIASISGGTYNFTGSSSDSSNHLTGSLRKGWEFIVNLFKNKKKEEKPTTETLYLQQQNLILENAKKGAAFSVVILLDKSFPLLFGSKQGTLDAYKDFVPMNIQTRYLDMALGVNAYFKISDPERFIIHYLTERQMLNTTVIVDELTDTIRNILQETLYDTELSSNRIPQELHALLKEKINAIAAEAFFGISIVRIVEISATSEDLERFRVLSRELYLSDKELDYLRRTNDFKNRMADTVNSQRLHEAATDLELDKQLETINHDRLLHEDEVEKFKYFLRNERIVREAQNDDERNAALLEIAKTGFIREDEARALQDQLKTNDYQRGMMFQMMQLRDGIEFERTRMEGEAEKATLIVRKELELQELQDDYADGRFYKEVEKQRTVAETNLDLDQRQRDMEYNDAKRMHDMEREDDDTQFQQFMAIQNAEEQARENQRKHEAEVEQNRLKTAEEMERLKWENAKELSDEKVWALNGGDAAVAYAENKYSSEAEREASERLEAQRREMEARLEAERASRDSEHRENQSQMFQMMRDMMTMTGGIQAQKVDEKERQLRERDERILRQEGRMDTAYDRALDYTTHNNMPPQMPQQAVPAQPEPQAPRPQQTQEPQSPAAKTATPATCPECGAPLEPGTKFCADCGAGIM, via the coding sequence ATGAATTGCCCTAAATGTAACGCCATTCTTCGTCCGGGAGTAAAGTTTTGTACTTCTTGCGGACAAAAAATAGAGACATCGGCCACGTGTACTCAATGCGGAGCCCCGTTAAAATCAGGAGCCAAATTTTGCATCAAATGCGGACAGCGGGTCACTCTTGCAGAAAAGACATCCGCCACGTCACAAGAAACGACATCGGACATTAATTCTGTCAAGGGACGCATCTACTGGAACATACAACCGGGGCAAGTGGCTCGCATCATTAACGAAACGGAATTTGACTCTTATAACAATATTCAAGGTATTATTATCCCGGAAGGAACAACCGCCTATATTCGTGCCAACGGACGCACGATTGCTTCTATCAGCGGGGGAACCTATAATTTCACAGGCTCTTCGAGTGATTCTTCCAACCATTTGACAGGTTCACTGCGGAAAGGATGGGAATTTATCGTCAACTTATTCAAAAACAAGAAAAAGGAAGAGAAACCGACAACGGAAACTCTCTACCTACAACAGCAAAATCTGATTCTGGAAAACGCCAAGAAAGGAGCCGCTTTCTCTGTTGTTATCTTACTGGATAAGTCTTTCCCGCTTCTTTTCGGTTCCAAGCAAGGAACGCTTGATGCTTACAAGGATTTTGTCCCGATGAACATACAAACCCGGTATCTGGATATGGCGTTAGGCGTAAACGCATATTTCAAAATCTCGGATCCGGAACGATTTATCATTCATTACCTGACCGAACGCCAGATGTTGAACACAACGGTCATCGTGGATGAACTCACGGATACCATCCGGAACATTTTGCAGGAAACGTTATACGACACGGAACTCTCGTCCAATCGCATACCCCAAGAACTCCACGCCTTACTGAAAGAAAAGATTAATGCCATCGCCGCAGAAGCCTTTTTCGGCATTTCCATCGTGCGTATTGTCGAAATTTCAGCGACCAGCGAGGATTTAGAGCGCTTCAGGGTATTGAGCCGCGAACTCTACCTCTCGGACAAAGAACTGGATTATCTCCGACGCACCAATGATTTCAAAAACCGGATGGCGGATACCGTAAATTCGCAACGACTGCATGAGGCCGCGACGGATCTTGAATTGGACAAACAACTGGAGACTATAAATCACGATCGGCTGTTGCATGAAGACGAGGTGGAGAAGTTTAAATATTTCTTGAGGAACGAGCGCATCGTACGGGAGGCTCAAAACGACGATGAACGAAATGCCGCTCTTCTGGAAATTGCCAAAACAGGATTCATCCGGGAAGATGAAGCACGGGCCCTTCAAGATCAATTGAAAACGAACGATTACCAACGGGGGATGATGTTCCAAATGATGCAACTCCGTGACGGTATCGAGTTCGAACGTACCCGCATGGAGGGCGAAGCTGAAAAAGCGACCCTGATTGTCAGAAAAGAGCTTGAATTACAAGAACTACAAGATGATTACGCGGATGGCCGTTTCTATAAAGAAGTCGAAAAACAACGCACGGTTGCCGAAACCAATCTCGATCTGGATCAACGCCAGCGGGATATGGAATACAATGATGCCAAACGGATGCACGACATGGAACGGGAAGATGATGACACGCAGTTCCAACAATTCATGGCGATCCAAAACGCGGAAGAACAAGCAAGAGAAAATCAACGCAAGCATGAGGCGGAAGTAGAACAAAACCGTTTAAAGACGGCCGAGGAGATGGAACGTTTAAAATGGGAAAACGCGAAAGAACTTTCCGATGAAAAAGTGTGGGCTCTAAACGGCGGGGATGCCGCCGTGGCGTACGCGGAAAACAAGTACAGCTCGGAGGCCGAACGCGAGGCAAGCGAACGGTTGGAAGCACAACGACGGGAAATGGAAGCCCGGTTGGAAGCAGAACGGGCCTCCCGTGATAGCGAACACCGGGAAAATCAATCCCAAATGTTCCAGATGATGCGGGATATGATGACCATGACCGGGGGCATCCAAGCCCAAAAGGTAGATGAAAAAGAACGTCAATTGCGCGAACGTGATGAACGTATTCTCCGTCAGGAGGGACGGATGGACACGGCTTATGACCGGGCATTGGATTACACGACCCATAATAATATGCCACCGCAAATGCCACAACAAGCGGTTCCCGCGCAACCCGAACCACAAGCCCCACGACCACAGCAAACGCAAGAGCCACAATCACCCGCGGCCAAAACAGCCACACCGGCAACCTGCCCGGAATGTGGAGCGCCATTGGAACCCGGAACAAAATTCTGTGCTGATTGCGGTGCCGGAATCATGTAA
- a CDS encoding MATE family efflux transporter, producing the protein MLIEHMGERPIAITIIVRSVYMLILIPVFGYGATANTLTSRLIGEQRQPEIMSTLRRIVKLSMLSVLPVLLICYIFPHYVLSIYSNSSKLIAASIPSLYVVGLAALSFCFGITFFEAISGTGNTTHALILESFVLIFYTFQTWLFTTVVRSDVAFVRTVEITYGILIGVVSLLYLKYTKWQQKKV; encoded by the coding sequence ATGCTCATCGAACACATGGGAGAGCGTCCCATCGCGATAACCATTATCGTACGTAGTGTCTATATGCTTATCCTCATCCCGGTATTTGGTTACGGTGCGACTGCAAACACGCTGACCAGCCGCTTGATCGGGGAACAAAGACAACCGGAAATCATGAGTACCTTACGCCGGATCGTGAAGCTCTCCATGCTAAGCGTCCTTCCCGTTCTACTTATATGCTACATATTCCCACATTACGTGCTATCCATCTACTCCAATAGTAGCAAACTGATCGCGGCATCCATTCCGTCTCTTTACGTGGTCGGTCTGGCAGCCCTCAGTTTTTGTTTCGGGATCACGTTCTTCGAGGCCATCTCCGGGACAGGAAACACCACGCATGCACTCATCCTTGAGAGTTTTGTCCTTATTTTTTACACGTTCCAAACGTGGCTGTTCACCACGGTCGTTCGTTCCGATGTGGCATTCGTGCGGACTGTAGAAATCACTTATGGCATATTAATCGGTGTCGTTTCGTTACTCTACCTCAAGTACACGAAATGGCAACAAAAGAAAGTTTGA
- a CDS encoding tetratricopeptide repeat protein encodes MSKERFCPECGQPVNADERFCPDCGAEVPFEPTNNTGIPEGPLNKVKPSETSEPIIGAGARANITGGINKTSTTHANINTSSVDNSSTVHNNTTIVMEKEEAEYCEVCGNPFDERHARCPKCGKEICFDCKVKGKNRCVECEKKSINEYRLAFQQLLLTTNSNIGIAGRQMMDQKARELDVEDVKADIEKEMIELYKPASKATQPAVVSTPSSDRPAQSQEANQKGIGALTGTHQHPISRPGSGRNKWISLSVIILVVLAGYFILSKKEHLIKETPVPSPTEQKQTATKQKAVPPVQTKTTPPAITPDKKEIQTGKVQTQPAVEKKDAEYDAGMEAYEKGKGLDAIRLFKKSGSAKSYYMLGLIYENGCGTVGSNGMMARKNFKKAAEMGHEEAKSKL; translated from the coding sequence ATGAGCAAAGAGAGATTTTGTCCGGAATGTGGTCAGCCCGTGAATGCAGACGAACGTTTCTGCCCGGATTGCGGGGCTGAAGTCCCGTTTGAACCCACCAACAACACGGGCATCCCGGAAGGCCCACTAAATAAAGTGAAACCTTCAGAGACAAGCGAACCGATTATAGGCGCAGGAGCACGTGCAAATATTACCGGAGGAATTAATAAAACCTCCACCACCCATGCTAATATTAATACATCCAGTGTCGATAACTCTTCCACGGTCCATAACAACACGACGATTGTCATGGAGAAAGAAGAAGCCGAGTATTGTGAGGTATGTGGAAATCCTTTTGACGAAAGGCATGCCAGATGCCCCAAATGCGGGAAAGAGATTTGCTTTGACTGCAAAGTAAAAGGAAAAAATCGTTGCGTGGAATGCGAAAAAAAATCTATTAACGAGTATCGCCTTGCTTTCCAACAGCTACTTCTGACGACCAACAGCAATATCGGTATCGCCGGCCGACAGATGATGGATCAAAAAGCCAGAGAATTGGACGTGGAAGACGTGAAAGCCGACATTGAAAAAGAGATGATAGAATTGTATAAACCGGCAAGTAAAGCCACTCAACCGGCCGTGGTTTCTACCCCTTCCTCGGATCGCCCAGCTCAATCACAGGAAGCCAACCAGAAAGGTATAGGAGCCTTAACCGGGACTCACCAACATCCCATTTCACGGCCGGGATCGGGAAGAAACAAATGGATTTCCCTGAGTGTCATCATACTCGTTGTACTTGCCGGTTATTTTATCTTATCGAAGAAAGAACATCTGATCAAGGAAACTCCCGTGCCATCCCCGACAGAACAGAAGCAGACAGCTACGAAACAAAAGGCTGTTCCCCCGGTTCAAACCAAAACCACTCCCCCTGCAATCACTCCCGATAAAAAAGAGATACAAACGGGAAAGGTGCAGACGCAACCCGCCGTGGAAAAGAAAGATGCCGAGTATGACGCAGGAATGGAAGCTTACGAGAAAGGGAAAGGACTGGATGCCATTCGTCTTTTCAAAAAATCCGGAAGTGCAAAATCATATTACATGCTGGGATTGATTTATGAAAACGGCTGCGGCACAGTGGGAAGTAACGGGATGATGGCCCGGAAGAATTTCAAAAAAGCCGCAGAGATGGGACACGAAGAAGCAAAATCGAAATTATAA
- a CDS encoding zinc ribbon domain-containing protein yields the protein MFCPECGHRIEDQNIHFCPECGTKIEWLCHTEKKAPNTPHPQNMGMHGLIFTNLHLLAGKLEVDEQILITIFDEFIQQKREYGISYKLIDAGNYSYQKSGFLGNTKKAHLKANSPLWDYMDILMDVHNGEQAGGDEISQYLFIIGSNDIIPMPCIRHYISDDANDDSIDTDILYAYPYGKEMLALLENQEAFTYDQLFFVGRLPLGEDASFEDLRDYLERDVNYSLGFPMNEAYGQCDPHWKKVSSRVANDLLQGNYLRDLGNYLSADYYYNRLILSPMIVEGNLHQVFHTNASLYYFNLHGGEGRESRGYAGVMLNKEEYGALPAIEPEHMMTCEEPNIVISEACYGGRFIGLDKRHSMMLASLFTNTLAFVGSSRVAWGAVDDLSSSQSRVSVSYADIIAGYFINAILQGYTVAEALFIARGAVLQETVPGDPHTALTVVEFNLFGDPMITMNALTSLKSGNKMTRKTALAEQDTQIGCTIEKVGHGTGKGSILEQVRGAVDANIQQIHATIGQYLYTNYGIKPRPVEEILKIKYNNGQEELKFNYDLTSERKIPTRWVVTTSTDGKIKRVYSTK from the coding sequence ATGTTTTGTCCAGAATGTGGCCATCGTATAGAAGATCAGAATATACATTTTTGTCCGGAATGCGGAACAAAAATAGAATGGCTTTGTCATACCGAGAAGAAAGCACCGAATACGCCCCACCCCCAAAACATGGGCATGCACGGGTTGATTTTCACGAACTTGCACCTACTGGCCGGAAAGCTGGAAGTGGACGAGCAAATCTTGATCACCATTTTTGATGAATTTATCCAACAGAAACGGGAATACGGGATCTCGTACAAACTTATCGATGCCGGTAATTATTCGTACCAGAAAAGTGGTTTTTTGGGAAACACGAAGAAAGCACATTTAAAAGCCAACAGCCCGTTGTGGGATTACATGGACATACTGATGGATGTCCACAACGGGGAACAAGCGGGAGGAGATGAAATATCGCAATACCTATTTATTATAGGTAGCAATGACATTATTCCCATGCCGTGCATCCGGCACTACATCTCCGACGATGCCAACGATGACAGTATCGACACGGACATTCTCTACGCTTATCCCTATGGCAAAGAGATGCTTGCATTGCTCGAAAACCAAGAAGCGTTTACGTACGATCAACTCTTTTTCGTGGGGAGGTTGCCACTCGGAGAAGATGCTTCATTTGAAGATTTACGCGATTACTTGGAACGTGACGTTAATTATTCCCTTGGTTTCCCGATGAACGAGGCTTACGGCCAATGTGACCCCCACTGGAAAAAGGTGTCCAGTCGCGTGGCAAATGACCTTTTGCAAGGAAATTATTTGCGCGACTTAGGTAATTACCTGTCAGCCGACTACTATTATAACCGATTGATTCTCTCCCCCATGATCGTGGAAGGAAATCTTCATCAGGTTTTTCACACGAATGCCTCGCTATATTATTTCAATCTCCACGGCGGGGAAGGACGGGAATCTCGCGGTTACGCAGGAGTTATGCTTAACAAGGAAGAATACGGGGCTTTACCGGCCATAGAACCGGAACACATGATGACCTGCGAGGAACCTAATATCGTGATCAGCGAGGCTTGTTATGGAGGACGTTTTATCGGTCTGGATAAACGCCACAGCATGATGCTGGCTTCACTCTTTACCAACACGTTAGCATTCGTCGGATCATCACGCGTGGCTTGGGGAGCCGTTGATGATCTATCCTCGTCCCAATCCCGGGTATCGGTTAGCTACGCGGACATCATAGCCGGTTATTTCATCAACGCGATCTTACAAGGATACACGGTAGCCGAAGCATTATTTATTGCCCGCGGTGCCGTGTTACAAGAAACCGTCCCGGGAGACCCGCATACCGCGTTGACAGTCGTGGAATTCAATCTTTTCGGCGACCCGATGATCACGATGAACGCTCTTACAAGCTTGAAGTCCGGAAATAAAATGACCCGAAAAACGGCTCTAGCTGAACAAGATACCCAAATAGGATGTACAATCGAGAAGGTGGGACATGGAACGGGAAAAGGTTCTATCCTAGAACAGGTACGAGGAGCCGTGGACGCTAATATTCAACAGATTCATGCCACGATTGGCCAGTACCTGTACACAAATTACGGGATAAAACCGCGGCCAGTAGAAGAGATTTTAAAGATTAAATATAATAACGGACAGGAAGAGTTGAAATTCAATTATGACCTGACTTCCGAAAGGAAAATACCGACCCGTTGGGTTGTCACGACAAGCACGGACGGGAAAATCAAGAGAGTTTACTCTACCAAATAA